In Thermomicrobiales bacterium, the genomic window TCGACGCGACCGGGGAACAGGCCCTCCAGCACGCGGAACCACTCGACGACCTTCAGCGGCGCGTGGTTTGGTAGCATGACGCCGCCCGAGCCGATGCGGATAGTTGATGTCGCGCGGCCGATCTGGCCGATCATAATCTCCGGTGCAGAGCTGGCGACACTGGGCAGATTGTGGTGCTCCGCCAGCCAGACGCGGCTGTAGCCGAGGCGTTCGGCATGGCGTGCGAGATCGATCGTATTCTCCAGCGCCTCAGCGCCGGTCGAGCCGGATGGCACCGGCGTCAGGTCAAGAACAGATAGCGACAGGCTCACAGTGGTCGGGCCTTTCAATTCGCTGGCAGAGTCCAGTATTGGCGCTTATCGTAGCAGCCCGGCAGCCTCGCGCCGCTCAGCGATCAAGACGCCGATACCATCGAGCACGCGCCCCAGCCCGAAGACGAACTCGTCGTCCGGCCCGTCCGGCTCGGCGAAGATGCCAGCGTCGATTGCAGCCGAGAGCGCTGGAAAGCGCCCGGGATCGATCAGGGACGCGAGGTGCTGTCGATAGGTTGCCATCACCGACTCCGGATCGACGCCACGCGCCAGTGCTGCCGAGTCGATGTCATCCATCAGCGTCGCTTCATTGCGCACGAAGCCAGTAACCAGCAGGAGCGACGAGAGCCGTTCAACCGCCGTCAGGCCGGTCTCGCTGAGACAGACAACACCGCGCTCGAACCAACCGACCTGGTTCGGCGTTAGCGGCGGCCCGCTGATCGGCACACGCAGGATCCAGCGATGCCTGAGCAGGGCGGCATGCTCTGCGCGCGCCCAGGCGGTCAGACCGCTGCGCCAGTCGGCATCGGCAGGGATCTCCGGCGGCGGGCCGTAGGCGGTATCGACCATCAGGGTGAGCAGTTCGTCCTTC contains:
- a CDS encoding TetR/AcrR family transcriptional regulator, whose translation is MSSDGGVGMDEERGAELSAAIAAAWGRHEPPRKGPKRALSLQQIVAAGITVAGRDGLAAVSMSKVAAEIPVSTMALYRYVASKDELLTLMVDTAYGPPPEIPADADWRSGLTAWARAEHAALLRHRWILRVPISGPPLTPNQVGWFERGVVCLSETGLTAVERLSSLLLVTGFVRNEATLMDDIDSAALARGVDPESVMATYRQHLASLIDPGRFPALSAAIDAGIFAEPDGPDDEFVFGLGRVLDGIGVLIAERREAAGLLR